The segment CTCCTGCCTCAAATCACCCCAAGAGAACTTCTACGCGCCGACCGAGAACCTCTCCTCATGTCGGTCTTCGAAGACACAGTCAACCGTTTGATCTTCAAAGAAGAAGCGGGTTCGAAAGACGAGAGCAACAAGCGGGAGGCCTTGGCCGAGAAGCCGGGATTCCTCACCTTCTGCGGTAGCGCCCACTTTCCCCTGTCCGCAGGCACGCGAGTTGCTCTGGCAGAAGAACGTGAGCCGGTTCACGTTACGGTGGGTGGGTTTCAGAGAACAGGAAGAAGCCATGCTTCGAAAAGCGTTGATCGCCATGCTCATCAGCCAACAGTTGATCTGGGGCATCTCCCCTGCAATGGCTGGGGACTTCCTGACATCAGACGCCGCAAAGCAATCCCTCATGGAGGCGAGAGGGATGGAGCGGCTCCAAAAGTCCGTTCCCGCCCTGCGAGGCGCTCTCGAGCACGTCGCCGTGGGGACGGGCAAGGACTTCGACGGATCGCCCAGGGTGTGGAAGCTCGCTCTTCTCGAAACCCCGCGCGCATTGACGGAGGAGCCCGGTCGGTTTGCGGATTGGACTCCGCTCTTCGCAACGGAGTATGAAGGAAATGCGGTGCTCGTGTCTGTTCGCAAGCGCGCCGGATCGGAGGGGGCCTTCGACGCCCGCTGGGCCTACGCAGACGGCAGCCTGATTCGAGACGCTTGGGGGCGCGAGATCACTGAAGCGGAGGTGCAGGTGGGCAAGGATCCGGGGGGCAATGCGATCTGGCTGAAGGTGCTCGTCGCGGTCGTTGTTATCTGCATCACCACGGATCCTGAATTCGGTTGGGAAGTCGAAGGATATGGAGTGCGCGTGAGGTTCAGCGGTAGCTGCTGATCGAGCAGGAGAGCTCCGCCCCCTCTCGGGGGCGGAGCGCCATCTCTATTCGTACTTGCAGCGTCGAGCGCTTCCGCAGACGCCGGGGACAAGGGCGGGCTTTCGACCCCGCGGAGCAGAAAGGAGGGAGGCTAGTTTCTCATGCAGATCCACTTTCGTTTCGACCTTACCAACCTAAATCTCCCCCTGTTGGCCGGCCTGGTCGGGCTTGTGATTCTGCTCACTAGGCCCTTCCTGCGGAGAAGGATCGAAGCGATTCTCCGCAGGTACACCTTCGAGAAGTACAAGTTCAAGGAGATCGTGACGAGAATGCGGAGAAGGATCGAAGCGATTCTCCGCAGGTACAGTGGTCCAACCTCCCTTTTCCAAAGTACCGTCCGGGCCCCCTCGCTCGCTCCCTTCCTCCAACGAGCCGTCCGGATTCCCGTGTTCGGTCCGTTCCTCCGCGCAGTTCTCCCGAATCGGCTCTTCGGCTGCGAGGCCCCGCCGATTGTCGAGGTCATCCGCTATTCGGCCCTGGCAGAGATTGTGGCGCTGGTCGGATTTCTAGTCGGCGTGGTCTTGTATGCCTTGCTTGAAGCTGTTCGCGAGATCCGAACGGGAGGGGAAGCTGACGTCCACATTCACTTCTTGGAGCTCTTCTTTCATCCGGTCGTCCTCCCTCTCTCTGTCGGCCTTCCGATCCTTCTCTTCACCGTCTTCCACTGGCGGCGGCGGATGAAGCGCTCGATCAAGGAGCTCGGGTTCGCCTGGGAGCGGCGAGAAGCGTGGCGTCTTCTCCTGGGGCTCGCCGCTGCCTTGGCGCTCATCGGGGGGACGCTCGCGCTTAGCGTCGCGATCGGCGGGCTTCGGGTTTCGGTCGGAGGAAACCCCTCGGCGTCGGTCTGGCGGATTCCGGTTGTTCTCGTCTTCGTGGCGCTCTACGAGGAGGTTGTCTTCCGGGGGTACCTCCTTCAGGGGCTTCGCCTGCAGAAGACGACCCGCTGGTCGATTCTCGTGACGTCGTTCCTTTTCTCCCTCGCTCACATGCAGTACCTGCTTCTCGGTTGGTGGCTCTCGCTCTTGGCCGTGCTGGACCTCTTCGCGTTCGCCGTCCTCGTCGCGGTCGCTCGGGTCGTAAGCGGAGGTCTCGCGCTCCCGATCGGGATCCATCTCGGATGGAATCTGCTCGGATGGGCTCTCGGGGGGATGGAGAGCGATCTTTTCGGCCAGCCGTCGCCGTGGCTCCGGCTCGACTACTCGGGCGCGTCGAAGCTTCTCGTCGGAACTCCGGGAACGGGGGGGCTTCTCGATGCCCTTCTCGCCGTCACGGTCGCAGGGATCGTGTGGCGGAGGTTCCGCGATCACCCGGAAATGCACGCCGCACCGGTGTGGGTCGAGCCGGCCTCCGATCGGTAGCAGGATTCGGTTTTGGGATTGGGCCAACCGTCCGTTCGACCCTCTACCGCCGGATGCGGGTGCTCGGGATGCGGGACCGCTGACCGGCTGTGTCATGAGAAAATCGAGAATCGCGTGAGATTCTCATGAGACAGGAGAGGGAGAGCGCCGGATCGGGCTCCTTCTCTCGTGTCCCGATCGCCGGAACTACCCCTCCCTAGCCGCCCGGCCGGCCCTCCGTTCATCCACCGCCCGAGGCCGGGATCACGGTCCTTCCTCGCAGGCGGAAGATCTTCTCTCCGTCCCCGGGTGAACCTCCCGCAGATTCGGTCGATCAAACTCATTGCGAAACAACGGGTTGAGCGATCGAGCCGCGCGCCATTCGGCCGAGTCTACCCCGATAGCCACGGGGGCGCTCTCCCGTGGCTCCTGAGAGACCGGTGCCAGGTGACCGGGGAGAGCGCCCGCATGCCCTGAACGCCACCTATTCTTTAGCAATCTGTTTCGATTCTGGCATTCTTTGTGCTCTTGGCTCATGGTGCCGGCACGGTAAGAAGGTCCCGGACGCGGTCCTCGAATCCCGCCGGGTCTTCGAGGCGAATAGATTCTCTTCTTGGAGGTTGGGCACAGAACAAACAGCGTGGTCTAGGCAGAGGTCGGGAGCGGGAGGAGGTTCCGACGAACCTCCCCGCTCCCGAAGCGAAACCAGGGGGTAGAGACCCATGACGCTTCGATCGATCCACTTCGCTTCGGTTCTCCTCTTTCTCCTCGCGAATCTTCTCGTCGCGCTCTTCGTTCTCCCGAGTCCGGCGCTCGGCGAACAAGAGCCGGAACCGGTTCAGCCGGTTTATCTCTTCACGTATCCGCGGGGGTCCACGCCGGAGCTGATCTCGGACCTGCCGCCGGGGGAAGGCGGCTGGAGGGAGCACGCGGGGATCGTGACGATCCCCGCGACGGAGGAGATCTACTTCTACGACCTCGACTTCGACAACATCAAGGTCATCGACCCGATGGACGGCTCCCTCCTTCGTCTTGTCGACGGCGCTCTGGACGAGACAGAACGCTCCCACCTTTGGCATAAGCCGCCTTGGGACATGGTCGTTGCGCCGGACGGGACGATCACGCTGTTGTTGGTGGGTGGGGGCGGTGGGCAGGAAAGTCTGGACTTCCGCCGGCTCTCTCCGGGCGACACACGCTGGACCCAGGTGGTGCGCGTCGGCGTCCGCGCCCTAGGCCTGGAACCGGTGGGCCACGCTTATTACCTGGACGTAGGGCCTGATGGTTCCGTTTACGTGTTTTTCTCCAGAAACGATCGAAGCGTCCCACTCGACACCCTCGCAGCTCGTGTTTCTGGAGAACGCCTCTCGGACATCTGGGAGGGCACGACTTCCACTGTCGTCGGCGCGGATGGCCTTTTCTATTCCTTTAATTGCCGCATCCCGGATGAGGGGGGATGCGAACGATTGGAGAACTGCCTCGTCCGTGTCCGTGACAGGGACGGACACCTCCTTCGGAGCTTTGAAGGACGGGAGGGAGGGGTTTTGGGTGTGTCGGCGAATGGCTACATCGCTTTCTACGGCGACAAAATCCAGGTGACCGATCCCCAG is part of the Candidatus Eisenbacteria bacterium genome and harbors:
- a CDS encoding CPBP family intramembrane metalloprotease gives rise to the protein MQIHFRFDLTNLNLPLLAGLVGLVILLTRPFLRRRIEAILRRYTFEKYKFKEIVTRMRRRIEAILRRYSGPTSLFQSTVRAPSLAPFLQRAVRIPVFGPFLRAVLPNRLFGCEAPPIVEVIRYSALAEIVALVGFLVGVVLYALLEAVREIRTGGEADVHIHFLELFFHPVVLPLSVGLPILLFTVFHWRRRMKRSIKELGFAWERREAWRLLLGLAAALALIGGTLALSVAIGGLRVSVGGNPSASVWRIPVVLVFVALYEEVVFRGYLLQGLRLQKTTRWSILVTSFLFSLAHMQYLLLGWWLSLLAVLDLFAFAVLVAVARVVSGGLALPIGIHLGWNLLGWALGGMESDLFGQPSPWLRLDYSGASKLLVGTPGTGGLLDALLAVTVAGIVWRRFRDHPEMHAAPVWVEPASDR